The genomic stretch TGAGTGTTTGGCTGGGCTTGTGGAAGAATACACACTCTTCCATTGCGGGAGAGCCTGTGAACAGATGAGAATCAATTTCTTTTGCCCAAGGTGTTTCCGTTAGTTTCTCTAGTGGACCCGTAAAGGACAAATCACTGCGTTTCTTTAATACTTCTTCAGTACCAAAAGATAATGCTTCAGGATAAGCGTCTTGCCACTGCTTCATAAATAGGTGATGCAGATGATTTGGTGCAATTAAATAGCGGACAGCGCCTAAGCTGTCGACTTGCTGTTTTAATTGGGGATTCAATTCAATCGGACTATGGATCCATAAATCGCCATTGCTGAGTTTTACAATGGTCATTCGGGTAGTGAAAGGCATTGTAAAGAATTGCACGGTACTGCCATCGACGATCCAGATATGTTCGCCAATACTTTTCATGTTACCTCCTTGGTTAAATGTAAATTACTCGTTAATAGTAGTTGGTTCTTAGAGATTACCAACCATTAAATCGTGACCAATTTGTCATTTCGCCACGCTGATCGACAACGTGGTAGCTTTCATGCATTGCAGCGGTTGCACAGGCATGATTTGGCAAAATGCGTAAAATAGAGCCAATGGGATAGGATGAAAGCAACTCAGTTGACGGTAAATGGATGATTCCATGTTCTTGATTTACGCTGTTTACCATTGCACTGGCGATGATGTCTTCATTTGCCTTTTCGACTAGACCGTAACCGTTGTTCCCATCCCCAGGGTCTTTTGATAGTGCCATCCAGCCAGCATCAATAATCAACCAATTCTTTTCTGCATTGTGCCCAATGACTCGAGTAACAACGGACAGCGCAATGTCTTTTAATTCACATACCCCAAGGTTTGCCATCACCAAGTCGAAGAAAACGTATACACCCGCTCGAACTTCTGTCACACCTTCCCAGTCCTCACCATAGTGTGCTGTTGGCGTTGAACCTACGCTGACTGTGTTACAAGGTAACCCCATTGCTCGGATCCGTGATGCAGCTTGAGTGATGGCATTGCGTTCTTGAACGGCAAATTGTTTGATCTCGTTTTCTGATTGGCATAAATAAGCACCGCCGCTATGCGTGAGGACGCCTGCAAAGCAACCTCGACTGGCAAGTTTCAGGGCTATTTTCCCAAGTTGTTCATCCGATGGCTTGATACCTGCTCGCATACCATCACAATCAATCTCAATCAAAACATGCAACGTGCAATGGTTCGTTTCGCAAAACGCTAAAATAGCCTCAGCTTGTACGGCATTGTCGATGAGAATGTTGATGTGAGCACCTTGATGTTGGAGTTCAAGTACAGTTGGCAGTTTATCAGCGGTAATACCCACCGCGTAGGTGATGTTTCTATAACCTGCGGCAACGAATTCTTTCGCTTCTTTGAGCGTTGACACGGTGCAGGGGCTATCGAATGAAGGCAGCAGAAACTTAACGGCTTCTACAGACTTTAAGGTCTTTAAATGCGGGCGAGCAGCAACACCGAGTTCGCTTAATCGAGATTTAAGGCGAGAAATATTATTCATAAATCTCATCTTGTCCACGAGAAGACAAGGTGTCGAAAGTGATTCTAGCTGCATTATACTTATCCTGTGCCAAACGACTATATGAGTAGACCTCAACGCGAATAAATCTGTTCCCCGTTGAGAGTCATAATTTTGTTATTTTCATCGCGTATAACTAAACGGCTTTTGATTTTTGAGATACACGATGTCGCAAGATTATTACAATATTCATGCTTATGACTTAGCAAATCAATATCAAGCTGTTGATTTTGAATATCTACATGCTCATTGGTTGCATTTGTTGAAACCGTATTTGAGAAAAGCACAAGCGCGTTTTCTAGACGTTGGTGCGGGAGCAGGTCGCGATGCGGTGTATTTTGCACTAAACGGCAATGATCCATACGTGGTCGCGGTCGAGCCTGCGGCGACTTTAAAAAGGATGGGGGAGGCTTACTCAGGATCGTTACCCATTCATTGGCTAGAAGACAGCTTACCTAGATTGTTTTTTACTGAGCAGCTAGGGACCCATTTCGATGTTATTTTATTAAGCTCAGTTTTAAACCATCTTCCTATTTGGGCGCTCAGACCTTCACTCTATCGCGTTACACAACTGTTGCTGCAAGGCGGCATTGTGATGATTAGTTTGCGCGAGTCTGAGGATGCTCAGGACAATAAGCAACGTGGCGTGAACAATATTTCAATTGAACAATTGTTGCATGCTGCAACGTGTGAGGGTTTATCCTGTATTTACCAAAAAGAAGCGCAGGCGGATTTTTTTGGTCGGGACGCGATTAAATGGCATGTGTTTGTATTTCAAGTTCAATAATTTCTTTCTTGTTACTGGGTGACCACGCTTTTTGCGCCGCGAGTCTTTGCGGTAACCAAATATAGTCAGTGTGTTCGGACGGATTTAAGACGAGTGTAATGTGTTCAGGCACCTCTACACTAAACACATACTCCGTATTTATGTAGTTTCCAGGCGCATAGCGATAGCGCCATTGAGGACGAATTTCATAGCTATTGGTATGACTATGTTGAACGACAGAAAGATTTAACTTGAGCGCATCAATGCCTGTTTCTTCTTTCAGTTCCCGAATTGCAGTATCAATCGGTTTCTCCCCCTGTTCTATTCCTCCTGTGACAGATTGCCAAAACTCTGGGTCATCTGCTCGTTGGATTAGTAGAAAATCACCATCGCGTTTGTAAATTACAACAAGTACGGAGAAAGGTTGACGAAGCACGTTTGCAACTCCACGTTTACTTTGCCGATATTGTAACGGATAAATGTGACATTCAAAGGTAAAAAGGCAATTTCAAGATGAGTATAATTCTTGTTCAAATAATTTTGCTTTTTGCATGAGTGAACTATAATCAAGAAGCATAGCTTTAACTTTTGTGTGTAGTGAGCAGTTTGGCCTGCTAATCTTGCCTGAATGTCTCCGCTTTCTACAATACCCCCACAAAATAGGTCATGCTGGGTGTAACTGACTTTGAGTGGATTTGCCAAATGGCGCTTAACTTGAACCTAATTTACCTTGCTCGAGCAGTTACATCCTTTCTTAACCCGATTTATTATGGCAGTCTAAGCAACTCAATTGCATTAACTGGGATTACGCATGGGTTTTACGCGAGTATTCTCGACTTCTCTCCTTCTCACTATAAGCACAAATACGTTCATTGTTTTTGCTCTTTGCTCATTTTTATTAGTCGGATGTGGGCAAGACAAAATAGCGTTAAACAATCAAGCTGCAACCTCTGTGGGTGAGCCTGTTTTAGATGCTAAATTTTCGGGTGATGCTGCGTCAATACTCTTTTTAAACCATGCACAGCAGGTCAAAATTTGGTCTTTGAACACTAATCAAATCGACGTTATTCTGCCTGAGGACAAATTACCCAAACCAGCTAGGCAGGTTGAATACTCAAAAGACGGCAGTATAGCCCTTGTGATCGGTGAAAATGACGTTGCGATTTTTAGAGTACAACCACTTGAATACATCGGAAAGCTCAGAATGCAGGGGATTTCGCCTCTTGCTCGAATAACGGCGTCAGCCTTGTCTGAAAACAAACTTAAATTTGTTGCGGGGATGGAGGATGGTGCGATTAATATGGCTCAGCTCGACACCGGTATTAATAACCAATTTCAGCCACATCGTCAGCTAGTATCACATATTCAATTAACGAATAATGGAGACGTTGTATATAGTGGTTCACTGGATGGACAAATTGCGCGATGGCAATTTGGTGAACCGAAAGCGATTTATTCAAACATGTACCAACATCGTATTACCTCGCTGGCACTTAACAAAAGTGCGGATCGCGTGTTTGTGTCAGATGGTTTACACGAACAGCAGATTCTGGATGCTGAATCAGGCGATGTTATTGTAAAACTGGATTATATTTCTCGCTTTAAGCCTTTTCGAGAAGCGTATTTTGATGAATCGGGCAAGTTATTAATGACGACGTCGAGTAAGTCACAAATTACGTTTTGGGATTTGAAGTCAGGTAAAGAAATTGGTGTATGGTCTTGCCAAACAATGAAGGATGGCGCAACAGTATTAGCTATAACACAACCAGATAAAACACATATGATGACCGTGAATACAGATGGTCTCATAGAAACGTGGAATTTGACGCCTTTGCTGGATAGTGTAGATAAGGAATAGTGATATGCGAAATTTAATGATTCTCTTTAGTCTCATATTCCTGATGAGTTGCGATGGAAAACAAGTCGAAAAGGTGGATGATGCGTTTGGGCTTGTTAACGAACAAGTGATTTATGCAGCTTTTTCTGCGGATAGCCAATCGGTTCTGTTGTACACCCAAAGTAAAAATCTAGAGCTTTGGGATCTATCAAGTCGTACTAAGCGAATGCAGCTTGAGTTTAGCCAAATAGGTGAGGTTGCGCGCGCGTTTCTTTTGACTCACCAAAAAACAAAAATAGTCGTAGGTGGTGAGCAACGTCTCAGCTTTTGGTCTGTTGAAACGGGTCAGCTTGAACAATATTTTACCCTTAGCGGCGCAGACCCTCTGGCGAGAATAGCAAGTATTGCAATGTCGCCAAATGACGAATATCTCAGCGTGGGGATGACTGATGGTTCAATTGTTCTGATATCGTTTAAAGATAAATCACAACGTCTTTTTAAACCTCATTCGAGTGAGGTTGCTTATCTTATTTGGGATGCAGACAGCAGGCGGGTCATGAGTGCTGGGTTTGATGGCGTGGTGTCTACATGGCTGTTCAGTGATGCGACTGTGCTAAGTGAATTTCATGTTGAAAAGCGCGTTACCACCCTCGCAGCAACCAAAACGCTTGATACGGCATTCGTCTCTGACGCACTACATGATCAACGTTATTTTGATGTTAGAAGTGGGCACATCAAAACAACACTTTCGTACCCTGAACGTTTTCGATGGTTTAGAGAAGGGCTGCTCCTTGAAGAAAGGCCTTATATTGTAACGACCTCATCTAAATCAAAACTCTCAATTTGGTCTAAGGAGACGGGCAAAGAATTGGGTTCTTGGTTTATAAATGCGTCAGGTGGGGAGGCGCTAGTATTAGACATTATTGAAGAAAAGCCGGGTACTATCATTACCGTTAGCTCGGATGGGATTATCGAACGATGGCAAGTTGATGCTTTGGTTCAAGAATAGAATAAAAAGGATGCCTATTGCGTTGGCTTGATAAGTTAGAGCCTATTTTCTGGGCAATTTAAGTTCAATATGGTGAGAATGTTGAGTGTTCTAACGTCTTGTTTAACAATGTCTGGCGCGTTTAGGCCAAATTAAAAGCGTTCAGTGCTAATTTTAGTGCGCACAGAGCGAATTCGCGTTACAATTGATACTGTATATCATTACTATCTGCCAAAAGAACCTATACCTAACTATGACCAGTATTACGACTCACGAAGCGTCTCGTCGCCGATTGCTGCTAGCATTAGCGATAACTTGTACCTTTATGGTTATTCAGCTTTTTGGGGCGTACTACTCAAACTCACTCGCCGTTTTGGCGGATGCAGGTCATTTGTTTGTCCACAATAGTTCACTGTTTATCGCTGTAATAGCATCCACTTTTGCAGTCAAACTGGCTCGAAATTTCGATGAAGGGCATAAAAAAGCAGAATACACCGGTGGACTTATTAATGGTGTCTTGTATCTCTCGATAAGTGTGTTGATTTTATACGAAGGTACACAAAGATTGTCAGCGCATGGCGCTGGACACGATTTTGAAATTAACTCTTACATGATGTCCATGATCTCGGCGATAGGGTTTCTATTTCACGGCCTTTCTGCTTGGATTTTATATAAAGGCCGTAAAGACAGCATCAATGTTTACGCGGTGTTCCTGCATTCATTTTTAGACTTGTTGTCTACCGTCACCACGTTTATCGCGGGGGTGTTGCTACATTTCACGGGTTGGCAAGTTATAGACGTTATTTCGAGTATGTTCATATCGCTGTTCGTATTGTATACCGGCGCGCGCGTTGTAAGAGTATGTTTAAAGGGCATCTTGAAAAGAGAAGAGTTACCAAACTTAGAGCAAGTCGAGCACACTTTACTGGAAGCCGAGCATGTAGATAGCGTTCACAATGTCACCATAAAGCGAGTATCAGGCGTGGTAACTATTGGTGCGCATATTGTCCTAAAACACCACTGTACACTCGAGCAACATGACGAGCTGTGTAAAATAGCCGTAGAAACGTTGTTAAAACAACGGTTTGGAGCGGTTAAAAGCATTATTCAAGTTGAAAGTCATAATTGTCCGGCTCATCCTCAGCCAATTATCTAATTCCTTTATTTAAGTTTTATCTTCGATTGCTCAATGAGGAAAACGTAGTTTTCTCAGCACGTTTAACTTTGAATGTCTAATATTTGTAGAATTATCTGCGTCTTGTGTTGTCGAGTAGGTTACCTACATAAACGAAAGCACAAGTTAAGTAGTTAAAATTTCAGTATTTACTTGGCAAATTGCACGGTATCTTTTAACTTTATAGACAGAAGATAAAATGGAACGCGCGCTTTGACAATCACTCAGCATCGACTTTTCCCGTTATTGTGTACGGTGACCCTTGGCGTCGTTGGTGGCTTCGCGAATCTATTACCGTTCTGGTTTCTTGATAGCTCCGAGTTTCTATTTGGTCAGCTGTTCGTTCTATGTGTGCTGCTACTATTTGGTTGGCAATATGCTTTGCTTGCCGTCGCAATTGGTGCCGGTTTCATTTATTATCGTTGGGATCACTGTTGGTCTTCTGTGGTGTTCGCACTTGAAGTCGTCTGGCTGCAAGTTCTTTGTATAAATAGTAATAAGCCCTTATTTTTACGTGGGCTTGCGTTTTGGGTTTTAATTGGCTTAGCACTCCTATTCCTTTTTGGCTATTTTTTCCTAGCTTTACCGCTTCTCGTTATCGTCACGGCGCTTGCGAAGTACTTTATTAATGCCGCGCTATACCTAGCCGTGGTCGACTTGCTTGGCTTTTTCTTTATTCGGCAGCTATGGCGTGCTTCACCGCTATATCAAATGCTAAATTACACCGTTAGTCTATTAATCGTGTTAGTTGTCTTGGTGACTTCCATTGTGTTAACCAACAACTATTACGCTCGCCTCGAGTTGGAAGTGAAAAATCAACTCACCGAAGATTCGTTGACGGTAACAAGACAAATAGAAGACTATCTTCAAAGCTATAAACGAGCTGTTGCGCTTACCGCCAAAAGTATCGAGCTTGGTATCGATAAACAGAACGCGCTTGCTCAGTTAATGTTACTCCACCCAAATTTCCGAACTGGCATTGTCACCGACAATAAAGCACAAATTACGCATTTTTACCCTGAAGGCTTTAAGCTGAGCATGATGGACGAAGATAAAAGTGTAGCAGATAGAGATTATTACCAATCGGCACAACATTATCCTGATGGATTTGTTTCGGATATTTTCAGAGGTAGGGGGCTTGGGAACGAACCGATCGTCGCAATTTCGGCACCGGTGATGAACAACCGCAAGTTTGCAGGAATTGTAGAAGGCTCGTTGATATTTGAGTCATTTGAGCAGTTTATTCCCCGATTAGTTAACACCTCAGGTGAATTGCTTGTGCTAGACAGTGCCAATAAAGTGGTTTACAGCTCATTAAAATCGGAGTTTAAGACTCTCGATTTAGTTGCCGACGATAAGCGCACAGCATTTGATCCCAATACTCATCTTTTTCAAACAAGCCAAAATGATATTTTCTATTACCACGAAAATAACTCACCCATATTAGGATGGACCGTCGTTACGCTACTTGAACGTAAGCATGTTAATCTCGCAGACGGCCTCAGCATGGGGATTATCGGGCTTTCTCGCGGTTACTATTATTGTATTAAGCAGTATATTTGTCAGTCAATTAACGCGCGTGCTGGTGAGTCCGATAGAGCGCTTAAGTAATCATATTCATGACTTTGATCCGAGCAAGATGATATCGGACGAGCAACGAACTCAAAACGGGTTTCTTGAGATGGTTGGACTGCAACAACAGTTTTCTCAACTTGCCTTGAAGTTAAATACGAGTTTTGCGCGTTTACAGAATTCGTATGACGAAAATGAAGCGCTCAATAAAAAGCTGAAAGACTTTAACGTAAAACTTGAACAGCAGGTCAACGAGAAAACACAAGAATTGATAGAAGCTGTGCGTGTGGCAAACAAAGCGAGTCAGGCTAAAAGTCAGTTCTTAGCCAACATGAGTCATGAGATCAGAACGCCGTTAAATGGAATTTTAGGACTCTCTGAGCACCTTATAAATAGTGACGAGTTATCGACAGAAGTCTCCGATCAAGTACTCATGATCCAGCAATCGGCAAACAATTTGCTCTTAATATTGAACGATATTCTGGACTATTCAAAAATAGAAGCTGGAGCATTGAAACTCGATTTTCATCCGACAGAAACATACCGGTTATTCGATAACATCGCGCGGGTGTTTGGTAAAACGGGTATAAAACCAGGCGTCAGGTTTAACTATCAAATTTCTGGAAGCCTTCCTGCCTTTTTGAATTTAGACGCGCTTAGAGTGGGGCAGGTGATTAACAACTTGCTCAGTAATGCTGGAAAATTCACCAATGCAGGTACTGTTTCTTTGGGTATTCAATACGTTGACGGTCGACTTGAAATTGTTGTGGAAGACTCGGGTATTGGTATGAGTGAGCAGCAGCTTGCTAATTTATTTAGAGAATTTGTTCAGGCGGATACGTCGACGACACGCAAATTTGGCGGGACTGGACTCGGCCTAACGATATGTAAACGTTTGGTGGAGCTAATGAATGGCGAACTTCTTGTACAAAGTGAACCTGACGTTGGGAGTCGTTTTGAAGTGTTTATCCCGTGCGTTGTAGTCGATGGCGAAAGTGTCTCATTAGCACCTATTACTGTCCCTGAGTTGTTAGGCATTAAAGTGCTTCTTGTTGAAGACAACATCGTTAATCAGATTGTTGTCAAAAAGATGTTGGAAAAGACACAGTGTGAAATTGAATGTGCAAGTGATGGAAAAGAAGCCTTAGCCCGTTTACAAGAACAAAGCTATCCAATCGTGCTTATGGACTGTCAAATGCCGAATATGGACGGGTTTGAGTGCACGAGGCATATTCGCCGTGAACCCGGTAAATATGGTGGGCCGCACATTATTGCCATTACAGCGAATGCATTTGCGGAGGACAGGCTCAAGTGTATCCAAGTTGGTATGGATGACTTTGTTGCCAAACCAGTTAAAACGGATGATTTATTCAGAGCGTTAAGCAAAGTGGAGTGTATAACCACTTAATGTATTTTACGAATCCGAATTAAGTGAGCGGGTTATGTTTAACCCGCTTTTGCTTTCTTGCCTACTTCATCAATATATAAATCAGACATCAAAATTTCAGCAGATACGGGCTTTGAAAAATAGAAGCCTTGCATATAGTTGATGCCTAATTGGCTTAGGTAACGAATGTGATCCATCGATTCAACACCTTCAGCAATACACGTCATGCCAAGGTTATTCGCAAGCATAGTAATCGTTTTGACGATGGATTTGTTACTTGGCGTATGTTCCATGCTACGCACGAATCCTTGGTCAATCTTAATAATATCGATTGGGAATTGGCTTAAGTAGGTGAGAGACGAGTACCCAGTTCCGAAGTCGTCCAGTAAAAGAATAAAACCTTGTTCATTGAGTTCCATCAAGGCCGATTTCGCTTTTACCTTGTCAGCCAACAATGTGCTTTCAGTGATTTCCAAACGCAATCGGCTGCAAGGGATGCCAAATTCGTACAAAATAGCGACTAGATGTTCAGTAATATTTGCTCTAAGCACTTGGTGTGCGGATAAGTTCAGCGAAATATAAAAATCTCGGTTTTCAAGCAGTAACGGTTTTAACTCTAAAATTGCGCGTTTGAGAGCCTGATCTGTCATGACTTCAATAAGGCCAACCTCCTCGGCGACCGGAATAAATTCGGCTGGTGAAATCAACTGGCCTTCCTGTTCCCAGCGCATTAGGAGTTCTACCCCAACAACTTGGTTATTACGAGAGTTTACAATGGGTTGATAGTGATTAAAGAAACCATTTTCTTTTACTGCATTTTTAAGGGACGTTTCAAGTTTCAGCTTTCTTAATATCTCATCATTCATTGCGCTGGTGAAAAACTTAAAGCTATTTCGGCCACTTTGTTTTGCATGGATCATTGCCACATCGGCATGACGAATAAGTTTCTCAGCGTTATTGGCATCAAACGGGTAAATCGCAACCCCAATACTGGCAGAAATGCTCACCGTAAAGCCACTAATGGTTATTTTTTCAGGCAAAGCGATAAGTAATGCGCTGACCAACTCGCTAATTATTTCAGGAGACTTTACTGATTCAAAGAGTACTAAAAACTCATCCCCACTCTGTCTTCCTAACGTACAACCACTTGGCAATATTGACTCGATTCGACGTGATATTGCACTTAACAGCTTGTCGCCAACATCATGTCCATAGGAGTCATTTATGGGTTTAAACTTGTCTAAATCGATAAACAATAAACCAACTAATTCGTCATTTTGAGCGACGTTAATGGCTTTTTGAATACGTTTCATCATCAAGTTGCGATTTGGTAAACCGGTGAGTGAATCGTAGTTAGCTAAAAAACGAAACTCTTTTTCCGTTTTCTTTTGTTCAGATAAATCCGAGAGAACAATCACGTAATATTCAATCTCTTCGCTGGATTTAGTAATAGCATTAATACTAAGTTGAATGGGATGCTTTGCATTGTGCGAAGTACGTAGCGTGACTTCTTCGCGGTGGTTTCCTTTAGGTTGCAGCGACTTGATGTTTTTTAGCAAACTGGAGAAATTTCGGCTTCCTAGCGCCTCCCTAAATTGCGGAATAGACAAATCTTTAATTTGACCTTGTGCAATACCAAAAGCATGGCAAAACGTTGAGTTCGCTGCGATAGGAAGCAAATTCGCATCGAGAATTAAAAGCCAATCGTTTATCTGACCAAATGCATCGCCTAAAATGGATGCCATCATGTT from Pseudoalteromonas xiamenensis encodes the following:
- a CDS encoding alanine racemase, coding for MQLESLSTPCLLVDKMRFMNNISRLKSRLSELGVAARPHLKTLKSVEAVKFLLPSFDSPCTVSTLKEAKEFVAAGYRNITYAVGITADKLPTVLELQHQGAHINILIDNAVQAEAILAFCETNHCTLHVLIEIDCDGMRAGIKPSDEQLGKIALKLASRGCFAGVLTHSGGAYLCQSENEIKQFAVQERNAITQAASRIRAMGLPCNTVSVGSTPTAHYGEDWEGVTEVRAGVYVFFDLVMANLGVCELKDIALSVVTRVIGHNAEKNWLIIDAGWMALSKDPGDGNNGYGLVEKANEDIIASAMVNSVNQEHGIIHLPSTELLSSYPIGSILRILPNHACATAAMHESYHVVDQRGEMTNWSRFNGW
- a CDS encoding WD40 repeat domain-containing protein, which gives rise to MRNLMILFSLIFLMSCDGKQVEKVDDAFGLVNEQVIYAAFSADSQSVLLYTQSKNLELWDLSSRTKRMQLEFSQIGEVARAFLLTHQKTKIVVGGEQRLSFWSVETGQLEQYFTLSGADPLARIASIAMSPNDEYLSVGMTDGSIVLISFKDKSQRLFKPHSSEVAYLIWDADSRRVMSAGFDGVVSTWLFSDATVLSEFHVEKRVTTLAATKTLDTAFVSDALHDQRYFDVRSGHIKTTLSYPERFRWFREGLLLEERPYIVTTSSKSKLSIWSKETGKELGSWFINASGGEALVLDIIEEKPGTIITVSSDGIIERWQVDALVQE
- a CDS encoding DUF4336 domain-containing protein, whose amino-acid sequence is MKSIGEHIWIVDGSTVQFFTMPFTTRMTIVKLSNGDLWIHSPIELNPQLKQQVDSLGAVRYLIAPNHLHHLFMKQWQDAYPEALSFGTEEVLKKRSDLSFTGPLEKLTETPWAKEIDSHLFTGSPAMEECVFFHKPSQTLIVTDLIENFSPKAFGSFKRFMASLVGVLAPHGKMPLDWRLTFTFHKKEAKKHIEHIIAWQPMTIVMAHGVIITENAVDFLMESFDWLEPSIAKAEQLN
- a CDS encoding cation diffusion facilitator family transporter yields the protein MTSITTHEASRRRLLLALAITCTFMVIQLFGAYYSNSLAVLADAGHLFVHNSSLFIAVIASTFAVKLARNFDEGHKKAEYTGGLINGVLYLSISVLILYEGTQRLSAHGAGHDFEINSYMMSMISAIGFLFHGLSAWILYKGRKDSINVYAVFLHSFLDLLSTVTTFIAGVLLHFTGWQVIDVISSMFISLFVLYTGARVVRVCLKGILKREELPNLEQVEHTLLEAEHVDSVHNVTIKRVSGVVTIGAHIVLKHHCTLEQHDELCKIAVETLLKQRFGAVKSIIQVESHNCPAHPQPII
- a CDS encoding class I SAM-dependent methyltransferase, whose translation is MSQDYYNIHAYDLANQYQAVDFEYLHAHWLHLLKPYLRKAQARFLDVGAGAGRDAVYFALNGNDPYVVAVEPAATLKRMGEAYSGSLPIHWLEDSLPRLFFTEQLGTHFDVILLSSVLNHLPIWALRPSLYRVTQLLLQGGIVMISLRESEDAQDNKQRGVNNISIEQLLHAATCEGLSCIYQKEAQADFFGRDAIKWHVFVFQVQ
- a CDS encoding response regulator, giving the protein MSHEIRTPLNGILGLSEHLINSDELSTEVSDQVLMIQQSANNLLLILNDILDYSKIEAGALKLDFHPTETYRLFDNIARVFGKTGIKPGVRFNYQISGSLPAFLNLDALRVGQVINNLLSNAGKFTNAGTVSLGIQYVDGRLEIVVEDSGIGMSEQQLANLFREFVQADTSTTRKFGGTGLGLTICKRLVELMNGELLVQSEPDVGSRFEVFIPCVVVDGESVSLAPITVPELLGIKVLLVEDNIVNQIVVKKMLEKTQCEIECASDGKEALARLQEQSYPIVLMDCQMPNMDGFECTRHIRREPGKYGGPHIIAITANAFAEDRLKCIQVGMDDFVAKPVKTDDLFRALSKVECITT
- the nudB gene encoding dihydroneopterin triphosphate diphosphatase; its protein translation is MLRQPFSVLVVIYKRDGDFLLIQRADDPEFWQSVTGGIEQGEKPIDTAIRELKEETGIDALKLNLSVVQHSHTNSYEIRPQWRYRYAPGNYINTEYVFSVEVPEHITLVLNPSEHTDYIWLPQRLAAQKAWSPSNKKEIIELEIQTHAI
- a CDS encoding WD40 repeat domain-containing protein, whose product is MGFTRVFSTSLLLTISTNTFIVFALCSFLLVGCGQDKIALNNQAATSVGEPVLDAKFSGDAASILFLNHAQQVKIWSLNTNQIDVILPEDKLPKPARQVEYSKDGSIALVIGENDVAIFRVQPLEYIGKLRMQGISPLARITASALSENKLKFVAGMEDGAINMAQLDTGINNQFQPHRQLVSHIQLTNNGDVVYSGSLDGQIARWQFGEPKAIYSNMYQHRITSLALNKSADRVFVSDGLHEQQILDAESGDVIVKLDYISRFKPFREAYFDESGKLLMTTSSKSQITFWDLKSGKEIGVWSCQTMKDGATVLAITQPDKTHMMTVNTDGLIETWNLTPLLDSVDKE
- a CDS encoding cache domain-containing protein; the encoded protein is MTITQHRLFPLLCTVTLGVVGGFANLLPFWFLDSSEFLFGQLFVLCVLLLFGWQYALLAVAIGAGFIYYRWDHCWSSVVFALEVVWLQVLCINSNKPLFLRGLAFWVLIGLALLFLFGYFFLALPLLVIVTALAKYFINAALYLAVVDLLGFFFIRQLWRASPLYQMLNYTVSLLIVLVVLVTSIVLTNNYYARLELEVKNQLTEDSLTVTRQIEDYLQSYKRAVALTAKSIELGIDKQNALAQLMLLHPNFRTGIVTDNKAQITHFYPEGFKLSMMDEDKSVADRDYYQSAQHYPDGFVSDIFRGRGLGNEPIVAISAPVMNNRKFAGIVEGSLIFESFEQFIPRLVNTSGELLVLDSANKVVYSSLKSEFKTLDLVADDKRTAFDPNTHLFQTSQNDIFYYHENNSPILGWTVVTLLERKHVNLADGLSMGIIGLSRGYYYCIKQYICQSINARAGESDRALK